The region ACACTCAGCACAAGTCAAATTGCCTGCTCTGAgttcttggacaagttacttagtctctctgtgcctcacttccTCTATCTGTATAATGGGGATGATAACAATAATAGTTTGGCGCAGATTAAATgagttgccttcttttttttttttttaagatttttatttattttacttgacagacagagatcacaagtaggcagagaggcaggcagagagagagagagagggaagtaggctccccgctgagcagagagcctgatgtggccctcgatcccaggaccctgagaccatgacctgagctgaaggctgaggctttaagccactgaaccacccaggtgccccatgagttgCCTTCTTAAAGCTGTTTGATGGCACCTGGCACTTAGGAGTGCATGTAAGTGTTAGCTCTTTTATCATTATCCCTTTTCCTTTGATGTAAATGATACTTGCTTTCTAGCAGCAGAGAAGGAAATGACACAATAGGCGATACACTGCCCTCCTGCTGTCGGAGTGGGCTGAATGTCTCATTTCTCGTTAGTGTGGACCCTGCCCCTTAATAGGCTGTGCAGGTCCGAGAACTTCTGCTGGAACCAAGGTTTGGGCCCACTTAATGGGAATTGAGAGAGAGGCTCTTCTCTTGGTTCGTTGGCCCTCTCTGTATCCGCAGTGCTTTTTAGTCTGATGTTtcgttttttttcctccagtgatTCAAGGGGAATGGGGGAAATAGcagttctcatttatttgttccaGGTCCATTTTGCTTCCTTTCCCCTGCCATGGACAAGACATGTAGCTTGCCTGGTATACAGCACGTGGCCTCTGTGTGATACTCAAATGTCTTTATTGTTATGTTTTTTACAGAAAATGTGGGATCAAGAAAAGGACCACTTGAAAAAGTTCAACGAGTTGATGGTTGCATTCAGGGTGCGGCCGACGATTCTGATGCCCTTTTGGAACGTGGTGGGGTTTGCACTGGGTATGTGTCTGTCCAGAAGAACTTAACGTGGGCTTAGGGATCTGGCACAATTAAATTGTTAAGGTACCAATTCCATAATTCTTTCCTTATAACCTTctaatttccttagtttttttaaaagccaaatggactttttttgcttaaatttatttaagtatttatttaaatcaatacttttataaatagaaggtataataaaaataactacaacagaggaggaaaaaaggtaGAGCAATTCAGGTGTAGCCAGGTGATAATCCCTGCCAAAGGTTCGAAACCTGAGATAGCACGCTcttaaagaagagagaagagtaaGTGTTAAAAGAGAATCAAAGACACACTCACCCCAAATGAAGACTTTCTTCTTGCCATAAGCAGAAGGTTCAGAAGAGCCCTGAAAAGAGAATAGTATTCCTATTCTGTGATTCAGGATTTCACCATGTGACCTGGTACCACCTAACACAGGGGTTCTCACTGAGGTAAGGCTCCTAAGGATActtggcagtgtctggagacatttttgattgtcacgaCCAGGGCTTCTGCTGGCGTGTAGTGGGTAGAGGCTAGGGGTGCTACCAAGTGGCCTACGATGCTCAGGACAGCCCCCACAAGGAATTATCCAGCCCCAGAGCCCGTAGTGTTGAGGTTGATGAACCCGGACCTGACATGATCTCCCTCCCCAGTGTGGTATCAGGTCTATCCTTTCCTGCTCTTCCATTCCAGGTGCGGGAACCGCCCTGCTTGGGAAGGAGGGAGCAATGGCCTGCACTGTGGCTGTGGAAGAGTCCATAGCACATCACTATAACAACCAGATCAGGACGCTGATGGAGAAGGAGCCAGAAAAATACACGGAACTTCTTCAGGTATTTGAATATACTCTGGCAAGAGGCCAATAAGGGAGAAAAGGGTAGATATGCAACTTGATAAGAAGGAATAAAATAGAAAGGTAGGGAATGACAGGCTATAGAAACCTAGGACCGTGCCTCATTCTTAAGGCAAGAAGAACAGAAAGCCGAAGCCATGGGCGCTGGTCACAGCTGTGATCCAGCCCTGTCTCAGGCAGAGTTGGGACCAGAAGCTGTGTCTCCTGAGCCCACGCTTTTATTCTCCACTTCTGGATCATTGATAGCTGCTGAGCAAATGCAAGCACAGACTCTTCAGATTAAATAAATGAGCTAATGGGTATCTTCAGGCAATTTTCTACAGCAGATAAgggaactttaattttttttttaagtctaagtTGGGGGTTGGTAAACCCCGGTCTGGAGCAGACCACCTGTTTCTCTAAATTGTTTTGTTGGAACAGCGCCACACCCATCTGCTTACATGTCTGTGGCTGCTGTTCCCCATATACTGGCAGCGTTGAGTAGTTGTGAAGAGAACCATACAGCCTGTGGAGCTTAAAGTACTGACTCTCTGACCTTTTATAGGAAAAGTTTGCCTACCCCTGTCTTAGGCGGTAATAGGAGGCTTTAGCCTCCAGAAGATGACTGGACAGgggaagagttggatgctgactTGCTctgatttctttgtatttaaccAGGTAATAAGGAAATTTCGGGATGAAGAGCTGGAGCACCATGACATAGGCCTTGAACATGATGCACAACTGGTAGGGGGCCTCCCTTTACTATTTCGTGGCACTGCTTTGAATACCTTATTAGGAAGATTAAGGGGCGGGAGGGTTTTCGTTTCCAGAGAAATAGATTTCTAAGTAACCACCTAAGAAAGCAAACCAATATACTGCTTTGACAGAAGGCAAGCAAATCCGTGCTCCCAGCTGGGAATcttatttcctcctccttccctcatcATCTCCCCCGGCAACTTCTTTCCCCTTCCCGATGAGAAACTAGATTCCGGTGTTCTGGCAGTTATGGAACCATCCCAACCTCGTGAATTAAAAGAGTTTGTTAGATTTATGTCTTACCCAGAGTGTTCCAGCCCGGCCATACCAGGACATGTCTTACTGCTATAAGTGAACGTGGAAcatgtttcttttgtttgcttattgTCATTTTTAACAGGCTCCAGCATACACCGTCTTGAAGAGCCTCATCCAGGCGGGATGCAGCGTGGCGATATATTTATCAGAAAGATTTTAAAGTATGTCCACTTTCCCCTGTTTATAAAAGATGACAGTGACTAAACGAGTAGCGTTGGCAGAAAAGGAAATGTGCAATTATCGTTATCGTTATATGAATTTTGTTAATAAACTtcaagaggtttttgttttttcgttAATAAAACTCTCtagtgttgttttttatttttttcctgtgctgCTTTATGCCAGAAGGCTGATCGTTCACCAAGTTCCAGTTACAACAGACGAAGCCAGTCCTTGTTTGGTCCatggttaatttttttgtaaaacatcAAGAATGAATCGttaagaaaataatggaaatctttttttttttttttttatcttggagaaagaaagagtgtgagAATGTGCATGTGTTTTGGGGTAgcgggggcaggaggagagaatctccaagcagactcccagctgagctcaGAACCCAGTGCAGCACACCGTGGGGctttatctcaggacc is a window of Meles meles chromosome 21, mMelMel3.1 paternal haplotype, whole genome shotgun sequence DNA encoding:
- the COQ7 gene encoding 5-demethoxyubiquinone hydroxylase, mitochondrial, whose product is MGCATAAAGRSLWQLRTGALRPYSAYGGRISVRFSSSGMTLDSIDRAAVDRIIRVDHAGEYGANRIYAGQMAVLGRTSVGPVIQKMWDQEKDHLKKFNELMVAFRVRPTILMPFWNVVGFALGAGTALLGKEGAMACTVAVEESIAHHYNNQIRTLMEKEPEKYTELLQVIRKFRDEELEHHDIGLEHDAQLAPAYTVLKSLIQAGCSVAIYLSERF